A window of Procambarus clarkii isolate CNS0578487 chromosome 69, FALCON_Pclarkii_2.0, whole genome shotgun sequence contains these coding sequences:
- the LOC123772242 gene encoding trichohyalin-like, translating to MITEDPMEKQQEKQQEKHQEKHQEKQQEKQQEKHQEKQQEKYQEKQEKQQEKYQEKHQEKQQEKHQEKHQEKQQEKQQEKQQEKHQEKQQEKHQEKQQEKYQEKHQDKQQEKHQEKQQEKHQDKQQDKQQEKHQEKQQDKQQDKQQEKHQEKQQDKQQEKHQEKQQDKQQDKQQEKQQDKHQEKQQEKHQEKQQEKQQEKQQEKQQEKQQEKHQEKQQDKHQDKQQEKQQEKQQEKQQEKHQEKQQEKHQEKQQEKRQDKQQEKHQEKQQEKQQEKHQEKHQEKQQDKHQEKHQDKHQDKQQDKHQEKQQEKQQDKQQDKHQEKHQDKQQEKHQEKQQEKQQEKQQEKHQEKQQEKHHDKQQEKHQDKQQEKQQENQQEKHQEKQQEKQQEKRQEKHQEKHQEKHQEKQQEKQQEKHQEKQQEKHHEKQQEKQQEKQQEKRQEKHQEKHQEKQQEKRQEKHQEKHQEKQQEKHQEKQQEKQQEKQETAGETSGETSGETAGETAREKQQEKHLEKQQEKQQEKQQEKHQEKHQEKQQEKHQEKQQEKQQEKQQEKQQEKQQEKHQEKQREKQQEKHLEKQQEKQQEKQQEKHQEKRQEKHQEKHQEKQQEKQQEKQQEKQREKQQEKQQEKQQEKQQEKQQEKHQEKQQEKQQEKHQEKQQEKHLEKQREKQQEKHLEKQQEKQQEKQQEKHQEKRQEKHQEKHQEKQREKQQEKHLEKQQEKQQEKHQEKRQEKHQEKHQEKQQEKQQEKQQEKHLEKHQEKHQEKHQENSRGNSRINIRKNR from the exons atgatAACTGAAGACCCGATG GAGAAACAGCAGGAGAAACAGCAGGAGAAACATCAGGAGAAACATCAAGAGAAACAGCAGGAGAAACAGCAGGAGAAACATCAGGAGAAACAGCAGGAGAAATATCAGGAGAAACAGGAGAAACAGCAGGAGAAATATCAAGAGAAACATCAGGAGAAACAGCAGGAGAAACATCAGGAGAAACATCAAGAGAAACAGCAGGAGAAACAGCAGGAGAAACAGCAGGAGAAACATCAGGAGAAACAGCAGGAGAAACATCAGGAGAAACAGCAGGAGAAATATCAGGAGAAACATCAGGATAAACAGCAGGAGAAACATCAGGAGAAACAGCAGGAGAAACATCAGGATAAACAGCAGGATAAACAGCAGGAGAAACATCAGGAGAAACAGCAGGATAAACAGCAGGATAAACAGCAGGAGAAACATCAGGAGAAACAGCAGGATAAACAGCAGGAGAAACATCAGGAGAAACAGCAGGATAAACAGCAGGATAAACAGCAGGAGAAACAGCAGGATAAACATCAGGAGAAACAGCAGGAGAAACATCAGGAGAAACAGCAGGAGAAACAGCAGGAGAAACAGCAGGAGAAACAGCAGGAGAAACAGCAGGAGAAACATCAGGAGAAACAGCAGGATAAGCATCAGGATAAACAGCAGGAGAAACAGCAGGAGAAACAGCAGGAGAAACAGCAGGAGAAACATCAGGAGAAACAGCAGGAGAAACATCAAGAGAAACAGCAGGAGAAACGTCAGGATAAACAGCAGGAGAAACATCAAGAGAAACAGCAGGAGAAACAGCAGGAGAAACATCAGGAGAAACATCAGGAGAAACAGCAGGATAAACATCAGGAGAAACATCAGGATAAACATCAGGATAAACAGCAGGATAAACATCAGGAGAAACAGCAGGAGAAACAGCAGGATAAACAGCAGGATAAACATCAGGAGAAACATCAGGATAAACAGCAGGAAAAACATCAGGAGAAACAGCAGGAGAAACAGCAGGAGAAACAGCAGGAGAAACATCAAGAGAAACAGCAGGAGAAACATCACGATAAACAGCAGGAGAAACATCAGGATAAACAGCAGGAGAAACAGCAGGAGAATCAACAAGAGAAACATCAAGAGAAACAGCAGGAGAAACAGCAGGAGAAACGTCAGGAGAAACATCAGGAGAAACACCAGGAGAAACACCAGGAGAAACAGCAGGAGAAACAGCAGGAGAAACATCAAGAGAAACAGCAGGAGAAACATCATGAGAAACAGCAGGAGAAACAGCAGGAGAAACAGCAGGAGAAACGGCAGGAGAAACATCAAGAAAAACATCAAGAGAAACAGCAGGAGAAACGGCAGGAGAAACATCAAGAAAAACATCAAGAGAAACAGCAGGAGAAACATCAGGAGAAACAGCAGGAGAAACAGCAGGAGAAACA AGAAACAGCAGGAGAAACATCAGGAGAAACATCAGGAGAAACAGCAGGAGAAACAGCA CGGGAGAAACAGCAGGAGAAACATCTGGAGAAACAGCAGGAGAAACAGCAGGAGAAACAGCAGGAGAAACATCAAGAGAAACATCAAGAGAAACAGCAGGAGAAACATCAGGAGAAACAGCAGGAGAAACAGCAGGAGAAACAGCAGGAGAAACAGCAGGAGAAACAGCAGGAGAAACATCAGGAGAAACAGCGGGAGAAACAGCAGGAGAAACATCTGGAGAAACAGCAGGAGAAACAGCAGGAGAAACAGCAGGAGAAACATCAAGAGAAACGTCAGGAGAAACATCAGGAGAAACATCAGGAGAAACAGCAGGAGAAACAGCAGGAGAAACAGCAGGAGAAACAGCGGGAGAAACAGCAGGAGAAACAGCAGGAGAAACAGCAGGAGAAACAGCAGGAGAAACAGCAGGAGAAACATCAAGAGAAACAGCAGGAGAAACAGCAGGAGAAACATCAGGAGAAACAGCAGGAGAAACATCTGGAGAAACAGCGGGAGAAACAGCAGGAGAAACATCTGGAGAAACAGCAGGAGAAACAGCAGGAGAAACAGCAGGAGAAACATCAAGAGAAACGTCAGGAGAAACATCAGGAGAAACATCAGGAGAAACAGCGGGAGAAACAGCAGGAGAAACATCTGGAGAAACAGCAGGAGAAACAGCAGGAGAAACATCAAGAGAAACGTCAGGAGAAACATCAGGAGAAACATCAGGAGAAACAGCAGGAGAAACAGCAGGAGAAACAGCAGGAGAAACATCTGGAGAAACATCAGGAGAAACATCAAGAGAAACATCAAGAAAACAGCAGGGGAAATAGCAGAATCAACATCAGGAAAAACAGGTGA